Proteins co-encoded in one Daphnia carinata strain CSIRO-1 chromosome 3, CSIRO_AGI_Dcar_HiC_V3, whole genome shotgun sequence genomic window:
- the LOC130693431 gene encoding recQ-mediated genome instability protein 1-like has protein sequence MSMDDTRKRVQDHLKNKCRVSSMTAPQEWIDGCIAFYRGSHSKTNLPDLLEFVAQQWFLMDFVSLELKSLPINLNKSTLANLTENYVLQLMSVLNIGQSAYSQHTKITKGLESNSEVSADKKIPSKWEPKNRRMLLLDLTDGSQSIQAMEYTPIHHLHLDLIPGTKVLVKGPVECRRGVILLRSNNIELLGGEVSDLVQKNAPENILARLLDKPENPNPVYGTYTAQTLATVNDVEQDGDDEPSSAKCGNNTEQQQRGVCRNKSASANQGTCSVAKQKRNDDDDLKPWSASFPPAKKIQQRAIRAKVEEDMFPDDDDDYIFHTASAGDEDMFPDDDDDILFTAGNLAVPVGQSEEDAGRRVKISGPLTTSTTAGQAKPIIVNRPFTYLSSYIKTRTDRAVNNVKCEEEFICVKGFVATIKSKLEAARTEIGTIQWKLSAIINDGSAALFVDFGPDVLENLIGYSPPALKSMMAASGGDSKRIGAQVLEEAKQKLIRLNCLLHIRWPASDADRDKCSAAGIPATNHKLPVVYRLEDIERRHLEMLQLL, from the exons ATGAGTATGGATGATACGCGAAAGAGGGTACAggatcatttaaaaaacaaatgtcgAGTTTCATCCATGACGGCGCCTCAGGAATGGATCGATGGCTGTATTGCCTTTTACAGGGGTTCACATTCCAAAACAAATCTCCCCGATCTACTGGAATTTGTTGCTCAACAATGGTTTCTCATGGATTTTGTATCATTGGAACTCAAATCACTTCCCATTAACTTGAATAAATCAACTCTGGCCAACTTGACAGAGAATTATGTCCTTCAG TTGATGTCTGTCCTCAACATTGGTCAGTCTGCCTATTCCCAGCACACCAAAATCACAAAGGGACTGGAGAGCAACAGTGAAGTCTCTGCGGACAAGAAAATACCTTCGAAATGGGAACCAAAGAACAGGAGGATGCTGTTGCTTGACCTAACGGATGGCAGTCAAAGCATCCAAGCCATGGAGTACACCCCCATCCATCACCTGCACTTGGACTTGATTCCTGGGACCAAAGTCCTCGTCAAGGGACCAGTGGAGTGCCGCCGTGGGGTCATTCTTCTCCGTTCCAACAACATTGAACTTTTAGGTGGAGAAGTGAGTGACCTAGTGCAAAAAAACGCTCCCGAGAACATCCTGGCACGTCTGCTTGACAAGCCAGAGAACCCCAACCCAGTCTACGGTACCTACACTGCGCAGACATTAGCAACCGTCAACGACGTCGAACAAGATGGAG ATGATGAACCCTCCTCCGCCAAATGCGGAAACAACACGGAGCAACAACAAAGAGGCGTCTGTCGAAACAAGTCCGCGTCGGCCAATCAAGGCACGTGTAGCGTCGCCAAACAGAAAAGGAACGACGACGATGACCTCAAACCCTGGAGTGCTTCCTTTCCGCCGGCTAAGAAAATCCAGCAGAGGGCCATACGAGCCAAAGTCGAGGAGGATATGTTTCCGGACGACGATGACGATTACATTTTCCACACGGCATCAGCAGGAGATGAAGACATGTTCCcggacgatgatgatgacatcCTTTTCACAGCTGGCAACCTTGCCGTCCCGGTGGGGCAGTCGGAAGAAGACGCTGGGCGTCGAGTCAAAATCAGTGGACCTTTAACTACGTCGACAACAGCTGGCCAAGCTAAACCTATTATTGTCAACAGACCTTTCACTTATTTGTCGAGTTACATCAAAACAAGGACGGACAGGGCGGTCAATAATGTCAAATGTGAAGAGGAATTCATCTGTGTCAAG GGATTCGTAGCGACGATTAAAAGCAAATTAGAAGCGGCTAGAACAGAGATTGGGACAATCCAGTGGAAATTATCAGCCATTATTAATGACGGATCGGCTGCGTTGTTTGTTGATTTCGGTCCGGAT gttttgGAGAATCTGATTGGATATTCACCGCCTGCTCTCAAATCAATGATGGCTGCTAGTGGCGGCGATAGTAAACGTATCGGAGCACAA gtattggAAGAAGCCAAGCAAAAGCTCATCCGTTTGAATTGCCTTCTCCACATCCGATGGCCGGCTAGTGATGCTGATCGAGACAAGTGCAGCGCAGCCGGAATTCCGGCCACAAACCATAAGTTGCCCGTTGTCTACCGGTTGGAGGACATTGAGCGTCGTCATCTCGAAATGTTACAACTTTTGTGA